A window of Haliscomenobacter hydrossis DSM 1100 contains these coding sequences:
- a CDS encoding outer membrane beta-barrel protein, giving the protein MKLLVTTGSMLLLCLSLTAQANLNGKLQDENRAAIPYANILLLESNDSSLIKAAISNDDGSFEIKDIPTGKNYLLRVVMLGFTDHFQKVTDFKENLTLNTISLHADVKTLATAEVTARKPFLEQKAGTMIVNVANSITGASGSALDVLRKVPGMIVVNDRISLAGQQGLSILIDGRPTQYMDMQSLLKDMPSANIDRIEVISQPGARFDAQGTGAVLNIILKRNMKLGLNGTATLGAGKGRFWKYRGSGTLNFRNEKFNFTNLVAFSHRSWYQGLSLDRVVGTELYQQYNFQPGLPYSLNVKSGVDYYLDKNQTLGLSVNALGTTNQSTNENTTTILTDLQKAREELLTTNKTERRTGLINVDAYYEFKLDTSGQKINADVSVNRYGRDVSNLLQTTLRIGEGTYPNRRQEQPGNTEIEAYRIDYTKPFGKKLKIETGLKYSHAVVDNDLQANIFSDNTWVNDPTLSNHFIFTENISAAYVSSNFTLGKVEGQAGLRYENSVSTGYSVTVDSTQERRISRLFPSLSLSAPLTDKLGLALAYSNRINRPGYSSLNPFVRFLDPYTYEKGNPFLRPEITDSYKVSLTYDKQPFFNLEYSRTNNVIQLVTQQDESTGVGFGMDDNLATFERYGGSLFFPLEFVKKLSGYGGVMVFYNRYESEVFAEQFNKGRWNVTAFLQGTYTLPKDWKFEIGGWYNGPGIEGIQIAEHLYSVSLGVQKKILKERGNLNLSMDDILFRYWHGRIDHANFEANIRSEWETQIVNLTFTYNFGNQYLNKAARRRSGASEEQGRVNEK; this is encoded by the coding sequence ATGAAACTTCTCGTCACCACAGGGAGCATGCTACTGCTGTGCCTATCCCTGACTGCCCAAGCCAACCTGAATGGCAAACTGCAAGATGAAAACCGCGCAGCCATTCCTTACGCCAATATACTCCTGTTGGAGTCCAACGATTCAAGTTTGATCAAAGCCGCCATTTCCAATGACGATGGCAGTTTTGAAATCAAAGACATCCCCACGGGTAAAAACTATCTGCTGAGGGTGGTGATGTTGGGTTTTACCGATCATTTCCAAAAAGTTACTGATTTTAAAGAAAACCTTACGCTGAATACCATTTCATTACATGCGGATGTAAAAACTTTAGCCACCGCGGAAGTCACTGCCCGGAAACCCTTTTTGGAGCAAAAAGCCGGAACCATGATCGTCAATGTAGCCAACAGCATCACCGGAGCTAGCGGCAGTGCCCTGGATGTACTGCGCAAGGTGCCGGGCATGATCGTTGTCAATGACCGCATCAGTTTGGCTGGTCAGCAAGGCCTTTCCATCCTCATCGACGGGCGTCCGACGCAGTACATGGACATGCAAAGTCTGCTGAAAGACATGCCCTCCGCCAACATCGACCGCATTGAAGTGATCAGTCAGCCAGGGGCGCGTTTTGACGCACAAGGGACTGGAGCCGTACTCAACATCATCCTCAAACGCAACATGAAACTGGGGCTCAACGGCACCGCTACCCTTGGGGCAGGCAAAGGCCGCTTCTGGAAATACCGGGGCTCGGGCACGCTCAATTTCCGCAATGAAAAATTCAACTTTACCAATTTGGTAGCCTTCAGTCACCGCAGTTGGTACCAGGGTTTGAGCCTGGATCGGGTGGTGGGTACTGAATTGTACCAGCAATACAATTTTCAACCCGGCTTGCCGTACTCACTCAATGTCAAGTCGGGGGTAGATTATTATTTGGACAAAAACCAAACCCTTGGCTTGTCGGTAAACGCATTGGGAACTACCAATCAGTCTACCAATGAAAATACCACCACCATTTTGACGGATTTGCAAAAAGCCCGCGAAGAACTCTTGACCACCAACAAAACCGAGCGCCGAACGGGCCTGATCAATGTGGATGCCTACTACGAATTCAAACTCGATACCAGCGGACAAAAAATCAATGCCGATGTGAGTGTGAACCGCTATGGCCGCGATGTGAGCAATTTGCTGCAAACCACCTTGCGGATAGGAGAGGGGACTTACCCCAATCGCCGCCAGGAACAACCCGGAAATACGGAAATCGAAGCCTACCGCATCGATTATACCAAACCCTTTGGCAAAAAACTGAAAATCGAAACAGGGCTTAAATACAGCCACGCGGTAGTGGACAATGACCTGCAGGCCAATATCTTTAGCGACAACACCTGGGTGAATGACCCCACGTTGAGCAACCACTTCATTTTTACAGAAAACATTTCGGCAGCTTATGTGTCCTCCAATTTTACGCTGGGTAAAGTGGAAGGTCAGGCGGGTTTGCGCTATGAAAACTCCGTTTCTACGGGCTATTCGGTTACGGTAGACAGTACCCAGGAGCGCAGGATCTCCCGTTTGTTCCCCAGCCTGAGCCTTTCTGCGCCGCTGACCGATAAGCTTGGATTGGCCCTGGCCTACAGCAACCGCATCAACCGCCCCGGTTACAGTTCGCTCAACCCTTTCGTTCGGTTCCTTGACCCCTATACCTATGAAAAAGGCAATCCTTTCCTCCGCCCCGAAATTACCGATTCCTACAAAGTTTCTTTGACCTATGACAAACAGCCATTTTTCAACCTGGAGTACAGCCGCACCAACAACGTGATTCAGTTGGTGACCCAACAAGATGAAAGCACCGGGGTGGGTTTTGGCATGGACGACAACCTGGCTACGTTTGAGCGCTACGGTGGTAGTTTGTTCTTTCCCCTGGAGTTTGTGAAAAAACTGTCGGGTTACGGCGGGGTGATGGTGTTTTACAACCGCTACGAATCGGAGGTGTTTGCTGAGCAATTCAACAAAGGCCGCTGGAATGTAACGGCCTTTTTGCAGGGCACTTATACCTTGCCCAAGGATTGGAAATTTGAAATTGGCGGCTGGTACAATGGCCCGGGTATCGAAGGGATTCAGATTGCTGAACACTTGTACAGTGTGAGTTTGGGTGTCCAGAAAAAAATCTTGAAAGAGCGCGGCAACCTTAACCTGAGTATGGACGACATCCTCTTCCGCTACTGGCATGGCCGCATCGATCACGCCAACTTTGAAGCCAACATCCGCTCGGAATGGGAAACCCAAATTGTCAATTTGACCTTCACGTACAATTTTGGGAACCAGTACCTGAACAAGGCGGCACGGCGGAGAAGTGGCGCGTCGGAGGAGCAGGGTCGGGTGAATGAGAAGTAA
- a CDS encoding T9SS type A sorting domain-containing protein gives MNKPLYFCLFVFLGLNGVAQDLNLSFEDIDTSGLPTNWLVQTFPSKSALIDDAYRGAKAMRIVHNYFYVPGNSFLGDYIKKNTSTLVDLGEQGSLGMPIQQKVKSLKGWYKYEKVDPSRVTLDSGQVIVFLRRFLEVEQKSVIVGQGLLNLGKTENYTEFTVPIHYLRDLEPDTISIFFTTVSINYALNPLGGIKKLYPISSTHCASEFGRECLYLTIDDLSLQFTTPTQHPSPTLQNLYISPNPARDQALISWEIPDKTGNFSVQINDAFGRNIRTVNTPQNQVQVDTGDLPSGVYLVYLRQQELVIGVERLVVTK, from the coding sequence ATGAACAAACCGCTCTACTTTTGTCTATTCGTTTTCCTTGGCCTTAATGGCGTAGCCCAAGACCTCAACCTCAGCTTTGAAGACATCGATACCAGTGGTTTACCTACCAACTGGTTGGTTCAAACTTTCCCTTCCAAATCAGCGTTGATCGATGATGCCTATCGCGGCGCTAAAGCGATGAGAATAGTACACAACTACTTTTATGTTCCAGGTAATTCATTCCTAGGAGATTACATCAAAAAAAATACTTCTACACTCGTTGATCTGGGAGAACAAGGTAGTTTGGGAATGCCGATCCAACAAAAGGTAAAAAGCTTAAAAGGTTGGTACAAGTATGAAAAAGTTGATCCAAGTCGGGTAACGCTTGATTCAGGTCAGGTGATCGTTTTTCTACGGCGATTTTTAGAAGTAGAGCAAAAATCTGTCATTGTTGGACAAGGCTTACTTAATTTAGGTAAAACAGAAAATTATACAGAGTTTACCGTTCCAATCCATTATTTACGCGATTTAGAACCTGATACCATTAGCATTTTTTTTACAACAGTTTCGATCAACTACGCACTTAACCCATTGGGGGGAATAAAAAAATTATATCCAATTTCATCTACACATTGTGCCAGTGAGTTTGGTAGAGAATGCCTCTACCTCACCATCGACGACCTCTCGCTCCAATTCACCACCCCAACTCAACATCCAAGCCCTACCCTGCAAAATCTCTACATCAGCCCCAATCCAGCACGAGATCAAGCATTGATAAGCTGGGAAATACCGGACAAAACGGGTAATTTCAGCGTACAAATCAACGATGCCTTTGGCCGGAACATTCGTACGGTCAATACCCCGCAAAATCAAGTACAAGTGGATACAGGTGATTTGCCTTCGGGGGTATATTTGGTTTATTTGCGGCAACAGGAGTTAGTAATAGGTGTAGAAAGATTGGTGGTAACCAAATAG
- a CDS encoding alkaline phosphatase, producing MKKLLICALAMLLCLPVFSQKKAKGAASPAVAVPKAKNVILLIGDGMGLTHISAGMYFNNNQSNFERFPVAGLQKAYSASDLITDSAAGATAFASGIKTYNGAIGVNTDSMPVKTILEEAEERGLATGMVVTSTLTHATPASFVAHVRNRKFDEEIATFFLKTEIDFLAGGGKKFFEQRAADGRNLYQELKDKGYQVSDFTQKNASSLAPDPSKNFIYFSADADPAKASEGRSYLAPLSVLAANHLKKRSEKGFFLMVESSQIDWGGHNNESDYIVSEVVDFDQTIGKILDFAAADGETLVIVTADHETGGYAISPGSELGKIRGAFTTKGHTAQLIPVFAFGPGAELFAGVYENTAIYVKMRQVLGF from the coding sequence GCACTGGCCATGCTGCTGTGTTTGCCAGTTTTCAGCCAAAAGAAAGCAAAAGGTGCAGCAAGTCCGGCTGTTGCAGTGCCCAAAGCCAAAAATGTCATTTTGCTCATCGGAGATGGCATGGGACTGACCCATATTTCGGCGGGGATGTATTTCAACAACAACCAAAGCAATTTTGAACGTTTCCCCGTGGCTGGTTTGCAAAAAGCCTATTCAGCCAGTGATTTGATTACCGACTCCGCAGCCGGGGCGACTGCCTTTGCCAGTGGCATCAAAACCTACAACGGCGCCATCGGTGTCAATACGGACAGCATGCCCGTAAAAACCATTCTGGAAGAAGCCGAAGAGCGCGGTCTTGCTACGGGTATGGTGGTCACTTCTACCCTCACCCACGCTACCCCAGCCTCCTTTGTGGCCCACGTGCGCAACCGCAAGTTCGATGAAGAAATTGCCACTTTTTTCCTCAAAACCGAAATTGATTTTTTGGCCGGAGGAGGCAAAAAGTTCTTCGAACAGCGCGCCGCCGATGGCCGAAATCTGTACCAGGAACTCAAAGACAAAGGTTATCAGGTGAGTGATTTCACCCAAAAGAACGCCAGCAGTTTGGCACCCGATCCAAGCAAAAATTTCATCTACTTCAGCGCCGATGCCGATCCAGCCAAGGCATCTGAAGGCCGCAGCTATTTGGCACCACTCAGTGTTTTGGCGGCCAATCATTTGAAAAAACGCTCCGAAAAAGGTTTTTTCCTAATGGTGGAGAGTTCACAAATCGATTGGGGTGGCCACAACAATGAATCGGATTACATCGTGAGCGAAGTGGTAGATTTTGATCAAACCATTGGCAAAATTCTGGACTTTGCCGCCGCCGACGGCGAGACCCTGGTCATCGTCACTGCCGACCACGAAACGGGGGGCTACGCCATCAGTCCCGGATCAGAACTGGGTAAAATCCGAGGGGCATTTACCACCAAAGGGCATACCGCGCAATTGATTCCGGTTTTTGCCTTTGGCCCAGGTGCTGAGTTGTTTGCGGGGGTGTATGAGAATACGGCGATATATGTGAAAATGAGGCAGGTGTTGGGGTTTTAG